One part of the Candidatus Borreliella tachyglossi genome encodes these proteins:
- the acpP gene encoding acyl carrier protein codes for MEQSEIFKKVRSIISEQLDKKEDEITMESRFVEDLGADSLDIYELLYLLEEAFDDKIPENEASEFETVGDVVTFIDKRKN; via the coding sequence ATGGAACAAAGTGAAATTTTTAAAAAGGTTAGGTCTATTATATCTGAACAGCTTGATAAAAAGGAAGATGAAATTACAATGGAATCTAGGTTTGTTGAGGATCTTGGTGCTGACAGTCTTGATATTTATGAACTTTTATATTTATTGGAAGAAGCATTTGATGATAAAATTCCAGAAAATGAGGCTAGTGAATTTGAAACAGTAGGTGATGTTGTTACATTCATTGATAAGAGAAAGAATTAG
- a CDS encoding EscU/YscU/HrcU family type III secretion system export apparatus switch protein, with protein MRREKLALLIKYDIKFPAPFVLAKARGEKALLIKELAERENIPIVEDRYLSESLFSINEGDFIDFKYFKVIAHILSVVYKFKNNKL; from the coding sequence ATGAGAAGAGAAAAATTAGCTTTATTAATTAAGTATGATATTAAATTTCCAGCTCCTTTTGTTCTAGCTAAGGCTCGAGGAGAGAAGGCTTTGCTGATAAAGGAGCTTGCTGAACGAGAGAATATTCCTATTGTGGAGGATAGATATTTGTCTGAGAGTTTATTTTCAATTAATGAGGGGGATTTTATTGATTTTAAGTATTTTAAAGTGATTGCACACATTTTGTCTGTTGTATATAAATTTAAGAATAATAAATTATGA
- the rplS gene encoding 50S ribosomal protein L19 has protein sequence MDLIRQIEASGKRLEALNFRVGDTVRVSYRIIEGSNERTQNFEGLVISVQNKGIGQSFLVRKISSGIGVEKIFPMHSPIVENVQVLKRGKVRRAKLYYMRDRIGKAAMKVKERLDTKKLK, from the coding sequence ATGGATCTAATAAGGCAAATTGAGGCTAGCGGTAAAAGATTGGAGGCTTTAAATTTTAGGGTAGGAGATACTGTACGTGTTAGTTATAGGATAATTGAAGGTAGCAATGAGAGAACACAAAATTTCGAAGGTCTTGTTATCTCTGTGCAAAACAAAGGTATTGGACAGAGTTTTTTAGTTAGAAAGATTTCCTCAGGGATTGGAGTTGAGAAAATTTTTCCAATGCATTCTCCTATTGTAGAAAATGTTCAGGTTTTAAAGCGAGGAAAGGTGAGGAGAGCTAAGCTTTACTATATGAGAGATCGAATTGGTAAGGCTGCTATGAAGGTAAAGGAGCGCCTTGATACTAAGAAACTTAAGTAA
- the rpmF gene encoding 50S ribosomal protein L32 yields MAVPKFKPSKSRSRTRRSINMRKKIPQLQECLSCGNLGVRHRICLKCGYYRNNQYLELEL; encoded by the coding sequence ATGGCTGTTCCAAAATTTAAACCTTCAAAGTCTAGAAGCAGGACAAGGCGTAGTATCAATATGAGAAAAAAAATACCGCAACTTCAAGAATGTTTAAGCTGTGGTAATCTTGGGGTAAGGCACAGGATATGTCTAAAGTGTGGGTATTATAGAAATAATCAGTATTTGGAATTAGAATTGTAG
- a CDS encoding CCA tRNA nucleotidyltransferase yields the protein MNLGTNSQDIMKIGKIFNSNNYEFFLVGGALRDLLLKKTPYDFDFTTNATPEEIIRLFPNNIQTGIKHGTISIIFNKKIFEITTYRIDQDYENKRSPKKIEFTKTLNEDLQRRDFTINSIAMDILNCKILDYYYGIRDLNKRLIKCIGDPNKRLEEDALRILRAARFASTLDFIIDKKTLISMKYKKENILALSKERINNEFIKLLEGKNPIKGIYYLQKINFFKYFFNIEINKKIKNRIILLERKKFHLKAIVMLTIKKDISSLNEKLKLLRFSNKDIKLILFYRSIIDEINTLKIKNLSDARILLSKATKENYKEIFDIYRSLKGKDHKFKFIINKIKSKKLLNNPLSLKELEINGNDIKNLTVTETKNIGQILNDLLKKVLNNPKLNKKSILIQSVKNIKDQYSQYS from the coding sequence ATGAATTTAGGAACTAATAGTCAAGATATAATGAAAATTGGTAAAATCTTCAATAGTAATAACTATGAGTTTTTCCTAGTCGGAGGTGCCTTAAGAGACTTACTACTTAAGAAAACGCCTTATGATTTTGACTTTACAACAAATGCAACTCCAGAAGAAATAATACGATTATTTCCAAATAACATACAAACGGGTATAAAACATGGAACAATAAGCATAATTTTTAATAAGAAAATTTTTGAAATCACTACTTATAGAATAGACCAAGATTATGAAAACAAAAGGTCTCCTAAGAAAATAGAATTTACAAAAACCTTAAATGAAGATCTGCAAAGAAGAGATTTTACAATAAATTCTATTGCAATGGACATACTCAACTGCAAAATACTAGACTACTATTACGGAATAAGAGACCTTAATAAAAGGCTAATAAAATGTATAGGTGATCCGAACAAAAGGTTAGAGGAAGATGCTCTTAGAATCTTAAGAGCAGCAAGATTTGCATCTACTCTTGACTTTATAATTGACAAGAAAACCTTAATTTCTATGAAATACAAAAAAGAAAATATTTTGGCTTTATCTAAAGAGAGAATAAACAATGAATTTATTAAACTTTTAGAAGGAAAAAACCCAATAAAAGGGATCTATTATCTACAAAAAATAAATTTCTTCAAATACTTTTTTAATATAGAAATAAATAAAAAGATAAAAAATAGAATTATTCTTCTCGAAAGAAAAAAATTTCATTTAAAGGCAATAGTTATGCTCACAATAAAAAAAGACATATCATCTTTAAACGAAAAATTGAAATTACTCAGGTTTTCAAACAAAGACATAAAATTAATATTATTTTACCGATCCATCATTGATGAAATCAACACTCTAAAAATTAAAAATTTAAGCGATGCTAGGATCCTACTTAGCAAAGCCACCAAAGAAAATTACAAGGAAATATTTGATATATATAGATCCCTTAAAGGCAAAGATCATAAATTTAAATTCATAATAAATAAGATAAAAAGTAAAAAGCTACTAAACAATCCATTATCTTTGAAAGAATTAGAAATAAATGGAAATGACATCAAAAATCTTACAGTAACAGAAACCAAAAATATCGGACAAATCTTAAATGATTTACTAAAAAAGGTATTAAATAATCCCAAATTAAACAAAAAATCAATTCTCATACAAAGCGTAAAAAATATTAAAGATCAATATTCTCAATATTCTTAA
- the coaD gene encoding pantetheine-phosphate adenylyltransferase, protein MRIAVFPGSFDPITWGHIEVVERASLIFDKVIVLVAKNSVKSYLLSDIERYELTCEVIASLGFSKVFVDKYDGLIVNYALANDIGFIVRGIRVFHDFEFEFERYIINKELSSAIDTVFLPSSARCLFVRSDFVKELIKNKNFDLCKFIPELVQKKLKAKFIDKGS, encoded by the coding sequence ATGAGAATAGCAGTTTTTCCTGGATCATTTGATCCTATTACTTGGGGGCATATTGAGGTAGTAGAGAGAGCCTCATTGATTTTTGATAAGGTTATTGTTCTTGTTGCTAAGAATAGTGTTAAGAGTTATTTACTTAGTGATATTGAAAGGTATGAACTTACTTGTGAAGTTATTGCGTCTTTAGGGTTTTCAAAGGTATTTGTAGATAAGTATGATGGACTCATTGTAAATTATGCTTTGGCGAATGATATTGGTTTTATCGTTAGAGGGATTAGGGTTTTTCATGATTTTGAATTTGAGTTTGAAAGGTATATCATTAACAAGGAGCTTAGTTCTGCCATAGATACGGTATTTTTACCGAGTAGTGCTAGATGTTTGTTTGTAAGGTCAGATTTTGTTAAGGAATTGATAAAGAATAAAAATTTTGACCTCTGTAAGTTTATTCCTGAGTTAGTTCAAAAGAAGTTAAAAGCTAAGTTTATTGACAAAGGGTCTTAA
- the rnc gene encoding ribonuclease III — protein sequence MVGNSVTVKVDGDRKRQLDEFLMNLHIDFDDTDLLNTALSHSSYANELEQKSTNNERLEFLGDSVLNLIITDYLYKFYPDKSEGELSKARSYIVSEDSLSSIARELELGSYLLLGRGEESNDGRNKKGILADAIEAFVGAIYLDGGFLKASAFVVELFDVHIRLMFNRGDFKDYKSLLQEYVQKKYKISPSYKLAKESGPDHNKVFCVELYVNEKFVSNGRGKSKKEAEMRAAEMALKNIENIDL from the coding sequence ATGGTAGGGAATTCTGTTACAGTGAAGGTTGATGGAGATCGAAAAAGGCAATTAGATGAGTTTTTAATGAATTTGCATATCGATTTTGATGACACTGATTTGCTGAATACAGCTTTAAGTCATTCATCATATGCGAATGAACTGGAACAAAAATCTACCAATAATGAGAGATTGGAATTCTTAGGGGATTCTGTTCTTAATCTTATTATTACAGACTATTTATATAAGTTTTATCCTGACAAGAGCGAGGGGGAGCTTAGTAAAGCTAGGTCTTATATTGTTAGTGAAGATTCTCTTTCTAGTATTGCGAGAGAACTTGAGCTTGGTAGCTATCTTTTGCTTGGTAGGGGGGAAGAGAGTAATGATGGACGCAATAAGAAAGGCATCTTAGCGGATGCTATTGAGGCTTTTGTTGGTGCGATTTATCTTGATGGTGGATTTTTAAAAGCTTCGGCTTTTGTGGTAGAACTTTTTGATGTTCACATAAGGTTGATGTTTAATCGTGGCGACTTTAAGGACTATAAGAGTCTTCTTCAGGAATATGTTCAGAAGAAATATAAGATTTCACCAAGTTATAAATTAGCTAAAGAATCAGGTCCGGATCATAATAAGGTTTTTTGTGTAGAACTTTATGTAAATGAGAAATTTGTCTCAAATGGCAGAGGTAAGTCTAAGAAAGAAGCCGAAATGAGAGCAGCTGAGATGGCACTTAAGAATATTGAGAATATTGATCTTTAA
- the trmD gene encoding tRNA (guanosine(37)-N1)-methyltransferase TrmD, translating to MKITILSLFPSIIVPFFENSIMKKVVDRGIISYEIVSIRDFSDDKHKRCDDIPYGGGAGMVLKAQPLFDALDYVNSKEKTTIFLSPSGLRYTQRLAYDLSKEEELVIICGRYEGLDQRVIDLYVDFEISIGDYVLSSGEVAALVLIDSVYRLLDGVINPKSLLEESFNVESGLLEYPHYTRPYEFRGLEVPRVLISGHHEEIKRWRVIQSIEKTKRNRYDLYLKYLEMIGEDNGSNKAN from the coding sequence ATGAAAATTACAATACTCTCTTTATTTCCTTCAATAATTGTTCCATTTTTTGAAAATTCAATAATGAAAAAAGTTGTGGATAGGGGCATTATAAGTTATGAGATTGTTTCTATTCGTGATTTTTCTGACGATAAACACAAGAGGTGTGATGATATTCCTTATGGGGGGGGTGCAGGGATGGTTTTGAAAGCCCAACCCTTGTTCGATGCTCTTGATTATGTAAATTCAAAAGAAAAAACTACAATATTCTTAAGTCCATCTGGATTGAGGTATACTCAGAGACTAGCTTATGACTTGTCAAAGGAAGAAGAACTTGTTATAATCTGTGGAAGATATGAGGGGCTTGATCAGCGTGTAATTGATTTATATGTTGACTTTGAAATTTCTATTGGAGACTATGTACTTTCTTCAGGTGAGGTTGCTGCTCTTGTTTTGATAGATAGCGTATATAGGTTATTGGATGGTGTAATAAATCCAAAGTCTTTGCTTGAAGAGTCATTTAATGTTGAGAGTGGCTTGCTTGAATATCCTCATTATACTCGGCCTTATGAATTTAGGGGATTGGAAGTCCCTAGGGTGCTTATCTCGGGGCATCATGAGGAGATAAAGAGATGGAGGGTTATTCAATCTATTGAGAAAACAAAGAGAAATAGATATGATTTGTACCTTAAATATTTAGAAATGATAGGAGAAGATAATGGATCTAATAAGGCAAATTGA